A window of Polyodon spathula isolate WHYD16114869_AA chromosome 22, ASM1765450v1, whole genome shotgun sequence contains these coding sequences:
- the LOC121297530 gene encoding securin-like, producing MATMIFLDKENGELGTTVVPKNRTRLLSAPANAFGEKVLQTPRPGKVFSMAKPTSARKALGTVNKISPVRPDVSGNKHKSKVAAKPTEKVKVRMPVKELQEYPEIEKFIPYNPIEFESFDVPEDQRLSHLCLAGLAAPTPKEELDSFSVLHSCMTRSPLKSQKENFCAEVDSFLQTVSLLTIELPPLDLD from the exons ATGGCTACGATGATTTTTCTTGACAAGGAAAACGGAGAGCTGGGCACAACTGTAGTTCCTAAAAACCGCACAAGGTTGCTGTCTGCTCCAG CCAATGCATTTGGGGAGAAGGTTCTTCAGACTCCTCGTCCAGGGAAGGTTTTTAGTATGGCTAAGCCCACCTCTGCTCGCAAGGCTCTGGGAACCGTCAATAAGATCAGCCCTGTTAGACCTGACGTTTCTGGGAACAAACATAAGTCCAAGGTTGCTGCAAAA CCAACAGAAAAGGTTAAAGTTCGCATGCCAGTTAAAGAGCTTCAAGAATATCCAGAAATTGAGAAATTCATCCCATATAATCCAATTG AATTTGAAAGCTTTGATGTTCCGGAAGATCAAAGATTAAGCCACCTGTGCTTGGCAGGATTGGCAGCTCCAACACCAAAGGAAGAGCTGGACAGTTTTAGTGTGTTACACTCTTGTATGACACGGTCTCCATTGAAATCCCAGAAAG AGAATTTCTGTGCGGAAGTGGACTCCTTCTTGCAAACTGTCAGTCTGCTAACAATAGAGCTGCCACCACTGGATCTGGATTAG